A region of Streptomyces sp. WMMC500 DNA encodes the following proteins:
- the hemC gene encoding hydroxymethylbilane synthase, whose translation MTAAKPTPAKEAGAQEAPRFRRPLRLGTRRSKLALAQSEQVAESVRRLTGRSVELFEITTYGDVSRQHLSEIGGQGVFVAALREAVVRGEVDLAVHSLKDLPTTQPGELVIAAVPPREDPRDVLVARDGLGFEPLLAAGGRPRIGTGSARRACQLHAWARSLGGAIETVPVRGNVDTRIGYVHKGELDAVALAAAGLSRLGRLAEATELIPLDAVLPAPGQGALAVECASSSAHLTAQLAELDDPRTRVAVTAERTLLAALEAGCSAPVGALADLHAEGPSGADKGTASTVTEMRLRGVVGTPDGSALVQMSATGPVPASHDDAVALGRELAEEMLAKGAAGLMGERL comes from the coding sequence ATGACCGCAGCCAAGCCGACGCCGGCGAAGGAGGCCGGGGCGCAGGAAGCCCCGCGCTTCCGGCGCCCGCTGCGCCTCGGCACGCGGCGCAGCAAGCTCGCGCTCGCGCAGTCCGAGCAGGTTGCCGAATCGGTACGGCGCCTCACCGGACGCTCCGTCGAGCTGTTCGAGATCACCACGTACGGGGACGTGTCCCGGCAGCACCTGTCCGAGATCGGCGGCCAGGGCGTCTTCGTCGCCGCCCTGCGCGAGGCCGTGGTGCGCGGCGAGGTGGACCTCGCGGTGCACTCCCTGAAGGACCTGCCGACCACGCAGCCCGGGGAACTGGTCATCGCCGCCGTGCCGCCCCGCGAGGACCCGCGCGACGTGCTCGTCGCCCGCGACGGCCTCGGCTTCGAGCCGCTGCTCGCCGCCGGCGGCCGGCCCCGGATAGGCACCGGCTCGGCGCGCCGCGCCTGTCAGTTGCACGCCTGGGCCCGCTCCCTCGGCGGCGCCATCGAGACCGTCCCGGTCCGCGGGAACGTCGACACCCGCATCGGGTACGTACACAAGGGGGAGCTCGACGCCGTCGCCCTCGCCGCCGCGGGGCTCAGCCGCCTCGGCCGGCTGGCCGAGGCCACCGAGCTGATCCCCCTCGATGCAGTCTTGCCCGCCCCCGGCCAGGGGGCCCTGGCGGTCGAGTGCGCCTCGTCGAGCGCGCACCTGACCGCCCAGCTCGCGGAGCTGGACGACCCGCGGACGCGGGTCGCCGTCACCGCCGAGCGGACGCTGCTCGCCGCCCTGGAGGCCGGCTGCAGCGCGCCCGTGGGCGCGCTCGCCGACCTGCACGCGGAGGGTCCCTCCGGGGCCGACAAGGGCACAGCGTCGACTGTCACCGAGATGCGCCTGCGCGGCGTCGTCGGCACCCCCGACGGCTCCGCTCTGGTGCAGATGTCCGCCACCGGCCCCGTGCCGGCGTCGCACGACGACGCCGTGGCGCTCGGACGCGAGCTAGCAGAAGAGATGCTCGCCAAGGGCGCGGCCGGTCTGATGGGGGAGCGACTTTGA
- a CDS encoding glutamyl-tRNA reductase, whose translation MSVLVVGLSHRSAPVSVLERASLAPDARAKLLADAVAAAPVTEAAVLATCNRIELYAAVDKFHAGVAELSTLLAQHAGASLEELTPHLYVHYENRAVHHLFTVGCGLDSMVVGEGQILGQIKESLALGQRVHAVGRTLNDLFQQALRVGKRAHSETGIDRAGQSLVSFGLTQLAAGAPVAEWVAGRRALVIGAGSMSSLAATTLARAGAAELVIANRTYERAERLAASLNAGSAVTGGWSPAGSPAAVAAGSAVAAGAIPAQVQSDGAAAGGPVARAARVEEIPDELVTADLVVSCTGATGLVLTADDVATALHRRAKGASGGAGAPDSGAGAPSRAKAGGEELRGTRGRRTGDAGGGAGGAAAAAAGGGLALLDLAMPRDIDHALHDTPGVRFVDIETLAGASADAPMAADVDRVRAIVAEEVDAFGAAQRAAGITPTVVALRTMAQDVVAGEIARLEGRLPGLDERQRAEVAQTVRRVVDKLLHAPTVRVKELAATPDGAGYADALRELFDLDPATVDAVSRADSGRAAASARSEREPS comes from the coding sequence ATGAGTGTCCTCGTCGTCGGCCTCAGCCACCGCAGCGCACCCGTGAGCGTGCTGGAGCGGGCCTCGCTCGCGCCGGACGCGCGCGCGAAGCTGCTCGCGGACGCGGTGGCGGCGGCTCCGGTCACCGAGGCGGCGGTGCTCGCCACGTGCAACCGGATAGAGCTGTACGCGGCGGTGGACAAGTTCCACGCGGGCGTCGCCGAGCTGTCGACGCTGCTGGCGCAGCACGCGGGCGCGAGCCTGGAGGAGCTGACGCCGCACCTGTACGTGCACTACGAGAACCGCGCCGTGCACCACCTGTTCACGGTGGGCTGCGGGCTGGACTCCATGGTCGTCGGCGAGGGGCAGATCCTCGGCCAGATCAAGGAGTCGCTGGCGCTCGGGCAGCGGGTGCACGCCGTGGGCCGGACGCTGAACGACCTGTTCCAGCAGGCGCTCCGGGTCGGCAAGCGGGCGCACAGCGAAACGGGGATCGACCGGGCGGGCCAGTCGCTGGTCTCGTTCGGGCTGACGCAGCTCGCGGCCGGCGCACCGGTGGCCGAGTGGGTGGCGGGGCGCCGCGCGCTGGTGATCGGCGCGGGCTCGATGTCGTCGCTGGCGGCGACGACGCTGGCGCGGGCCGGGGCGGCGGAGCTGGTGATCGCCAACCGGACGTACGAGCGCGCGGAGCGCCTGGCGGCGAGCCTCAACGCGGGGTCGGCGGTCACGGGCGGCTGGTCGCCTGCGGGGTCGCCTGCGGCGGTCGCGGCGGGGTCGGCGGTCGCGGCGGGGGCGATTCCGGCGCAGGTGCAGTCCGACGGGGCCGCGGCGGGCGGGCCGGTGGCCCGGGCGGCGCGGGTGGAGGAGATCCCGGACGAGTTGGTGACGGCGGACCTGGTCGTCTCCTGCACGGGTGCCACGGGCCTGGTGCTGACCGCCGACGACGTGGCCACCGCGCTGCACCGCCGCGCGAAGGGCGCGAGCGGCGGCGCCGGCGCGCCGGACTCAGGCGCTGGCGCGCCGAGCCGCGCGAAGGCGGGCGGCGAGGAGCTTCGAGGGACTCGCGGCCGCCGCACCGGAGACGCTGGTGGGGGTGCCGGCGGAGCGGCTGCCGCTGCCGCCGGGGGCGGGCTCGCGCTGCTTGACCTTGCCATGCCACGTGATATCGATCACGCCCTGCACGACACCCCCGGGGTCCGGTTCGTCGACATCGAGACCCTCGCCGGGGCCTCCGCCGACGCGCCGATGGCCGCCGACGTGGACCGGGTGCGGGCCATCGTGGCCGAGGAGGTCGACGCCTTCGGGGCCGCGCAGCGGGCCGCCGGCATCACGCCCACCGTGGTCGCGCTGCGGACCATGGCCCAGGACGTCGTCGCGGGCGAGATCGCCCGTTTGGAGGGTAGGCTGCCCGGGCTCGACGAACGTCAGCGGGCCGAGGTGGCGCAGACCGTGCGCCGCGTCGTGGACAAGCTGCTGCACGCGCCGACCGTACGGGTCAAGGAGCTGGCCGCCACCCCCGATGGAGCGGGGTACGCGGACGCCCTGCGGGAACTCTTCGACCTCGACCCGGCCACCGTCGACGCCGTCAGCCGCGCGGACTCCGGCCGCGCGGCGGCCAGCGCACGCAGTGAACGGGAGCCGTCATGA